In one Paraburkholderia megapolitana genomic region, the following are encoded:
- a CDS encoding NUDIX domain-containing protein: MNTDDSTVGPSYGDTALSNESYMSWLRKRVGRDRVLSPSVAAVIHDHTGRLLLQEKSSGEAWSLPAGGVELGESPQEAIIREVMEETGYAVEIHRILGVFGGHTFRYTYPSGDQVEYMVTLFQCKIIGASGIPTDSETKSTRYFDRRDMPELALPYPIDDLFRSF; the protein is encoded by the coding sequence ATGAATACCGATGATTCAACTGTTGGGCCTTCCTATGGAGATACCGCTTTGAGCAACGAGAGCTACATGAGCTGGCTAAGAAAGCGCGTTGGACGGGACCGGGTATTGAGCCCATCTGTCGCGGCCGTGATTCACGATCACACGGGCAGATTGCTGCTGCAGGAGAAATCCTCCGGAGAAGCCTGGAGCTTGCCGGCGGGTGGAGTTGAGTTGGGCGAAAGCCCTCAGGAAGCGATCATTCGCGAGGTGATGGAAGAGACCGGGTATGCGGTCGAAATCCATCGAATTCTGGGGGTATTCGGCGGACACACGTTCCGATACACGTATCCCAGCGGCGATCAGGTTGAGTATATGGTGACGTTATTTCAGTGCAAGATCATCGGTGCGTCTGGAATTCCTACCGACTCTGAGACTAAGTCCACCCGGTATTTCGATAGACGTGACATGCCTGAGCTGGCGTTGCCGTATCCGATCGATGATTTGTTTCGCTCGTTCTAG
- a CDS encoding ABC transporter permease, with amino-acid sequence MNVLRPYVAAFVARFKTMLQYRAAALAGFTTQCWWGGLKVMVYAAFYRHSTHAHASMSLAQVITYTWLGQALLALQPWNGDPDVAAAVRTGSIGYDRLRPVDTYTWWFIRAAAWMTSRALPRAGLMFVAAAVLLPLAGLGEWSWQAPADVVQAGLFAISLVLMILLGAAFTMLINLCITATLTDRGINTLAPSFVILFSGNLVPLGLFPDWLQPALIAQPFAGMLDIPSRIYIGALSGGAAWTGLAFQVFWTLIFVVLGRRGLGSVMTRLEVQGG; translated from the coding sequence ATGAACGTCCTTCGTCCTTACGTCGCGGCGTTCGTTGCCCGCTTCAAGACCATGCTGCAATACCGGGCTGCCGCGCTCGCCGGTTTCACTACGCAGTGCTGGTGGGGTGGGCTCAAGGTCATGGTGTACGCGGCGTTTTATCGTCATTCGACGCATGCCCATGCGTCGATGTCGCTCGCGCAGGTGATTACCTATACGTGGCTCGGACAGGCATTGCTCGCATTGCAACCGTGGAACGGCGATCCCGACGTCGCCGCAGCTGTGCGGACCGGTTCTATAGGCTACGACCGCCTGCGGCCTGTCGACACGTACACCTGGTGGTTCATCCGGGCAGCGGCGTGGATGACTTCGCGTGCATTGCCGCGCGCCGGGCTGATGTTCGTTGCCGCTGCCGTTCTGCTACCGCTCGCGGGCCTCGGCGAGTGGTCCTGGCAAGCGCCGGCCGACGTCGTCCAGGCGGGGCTCTTTGCGATCTCGCTAGTGCTGATGATCCTGCTCGGCGCGGCTTTCACGATGCTGATCAACCTCTGCATCACCGCGACGCTGACCGACCGTGGCATCAACACGCTCGCGCCGTCCTTCGTGATCCTGTTTTCGGGCAATCTCGTCCCATTAGGCTTGTTTCCCGACTGGCTACAGCCCGCTCTCATCGCTCAACCGTTCGCAGGAATGCTCGACATTCCTTCGCGAATCTATATCGGTGCGCTTAGCGGTGGAGCGGCGTGGACCGGGTTGGCTTTCCAGGTATTCTGGACCCTGATCTTCGTCGTGCTCGGCCGCAGGGGGCTCGGCAGTGTGATGACGCGTCTCGAAGTGCAAGGGGGCTGA
- the purU gene encoding formyltetrahydrofolate deformylase codes for MPATDRFHQYVLTLSCPSAAGQVAAVVALLDRHHCYIDELSVFDDDLSERFFVRCVFHGVTDSGEDAPGRPALDLDALRREFVPIAADFDMTWAIHDVDARPKVLIMVSKLEHCLADLLFRWRMGELKMDIVGIASNHPDFEPLAAQHGLPFWHLPVNADNRAQQEQQVLDLFASTGAELMILARYMQILSDETSRKLSGRAINIHHSFLPGFKGARPYHQAHTRGVKLIGATAHFVTDDLDEGPIIEQVVERVDHSYKPERLLAVGRDVECITLARAVKAFVERRVFINGDRTVVL; via the coding sequence ATGCCCGCCACCGATCGTTTCCATCAATACGTGCTGACGCTGTCGTGCCCGAGCGCCGCAGGACAGGTCGCCGCTGTCGTCGCACTGCTCGATCGGCACCACTGTTATATCGACGAGCTGAGCGTATTCGATGACGACCTGAGCGAGCGCTTTTTTGTACGTTGCGTGTTTCATGGCGTGACCGACAGCGGTGAGGATGCGCCCGGCCGCCCGGCACTCGATCTCGACGCGCTGCGTCGCGAGTTCGTCCCGATCGCCGCCGACTTCGACATGACGTGGGCAATCCACGACGTCGACGCGCGGCCGAAGGTGCTGATCATGGTGTCGAAGCTCGAACATTGCCTCGCCGATCTGCTGTTCCGCTGGCGCATGGGCGAACTGAAGATGGATATCGTCGGGATTGCTTCGAATCATCCGGATTTCGAACCGCTCGCCGCGCAGCACGGACTACCGTTCTGGCACCTGCCGGTGAATGCCGATAACCGCGCGCAGCAGGAGCAACAGGTGCTCGATCTATTCGCATCGACCGGCGCCGAACTGATGATTCTTGCGCGCTACATGCAGATCCTCTCCGATGAGACGAGCCGCAAACTGTCGGGGCGCGCGATCAATATTCATCATTCGTTCCTGCCGGGCTTCAAGGGTGCGCGGCCTTATCACCAGGCGCATACGCGCGGTGTCAAGCTGATTGGCGCGACGGCTCACTTCGTCACTGACGACCTGGATGAAGGTCCGATCATCGAACAGGTCGTCGAGCGCGTCGATCACTCGTATAAACCGGAGCGGCTGCTTGCGGTGGGGCGTGACGTCGAGTGCATTACGTTGGCGCGGGCGGTGAAGGCGTTTGTCGAGCGGCGGGTGTTTATCAATGGGGATCGGACGGTGGTGTTGTAA
- a CDS encoding ABC transporter ATP-binding protein, translated as MSQIVVEGLAKTYRVGERQPGVLGMFRRHWREIEALKDVSFSLERGELLGFIGPNGAGKSTTIKILSGILRPTAGKVVIEDRVPFDNRIAHVARIGAVFGQRSQLWWDLPVVDGFDLLRDIYRVEPAAYVRTRDELVAILRLERLLDQPVRQLSLGQRMRAEIAAALLHAPPILFLDEPTIGLDAPSKLAVREFVKKLNHERGVTVLLTTHDMHDIEALAERVIVIGHGRVLADRSFDALRAEVLIERRLLVDFAGEAPAIAIDGVRLLRRDGRSAELAFDPRVIGAPTLIARIAAEHVVEDIHVEQPAIEEVIARFYHLHGAVEA; from the coding sequence ATGTCCCAGATCGTGGTTGAGGGCCTGGCGAAAACCTATCGCGTCGGCGAACGACAACCTGGCGTACTCGGCATGTTTCGCCGCCACTGGCGCGAGATCGAAGCGCTCAAGGATGTGAGTTTCAGCCTGGAGCGTGGCGAACTGCTTGGATTCATCGGCCCCAACGGGGCGGGCAAATCGACCACCATCAAGATTCTCTCGGGGATCCTGCGCCCCACAGCCGGCAAAGTCGTGATCGAAGATCGCGTTCCGTTCGACAACCGCATTGCTCACGTCGCCCGCATCGGCGCTGTATTTGGTCAGCGCAGCCAGTTGTGGTGGGACTTGCCTGTCGTCGATGGCTTCGATCTGCTGCGCGATATCTATCGGGTGGAACCTGCCGCCTACGTACGGACTCGCGATGAACTGGTCGCCATACTGCGACTCGAACGCCTGCTCGATCAGCCGGTGCGTCAACTGTCGCTTGGACAACGGATGCGCGCGGAGATCGCGGCTGCGCTGCTGCACGCGCCACCTATTCTCTTCCTCGACGAGCCGACTATCGGCCTCGATGCGCCATCCAAGCTCGCCGTGCGCGAGTTCGTGAAGAAGCTCAACCACGAGCGCGGCGTCACGGTGCTGCTCACTACCCACGACATGCACGACATCGAGGCGCTGGCCGAGCGCGTCATCGTCATCGGTCATGGCCGCGTGCTGGCCGATCGATCATTCGATGCGCTGCGCGCGGAGGTGCTGATCGAGCGCCGTTTGCTGGTGGATTTCGCCGGCGAAGCGCCTGCTATCGCGATCGATGGCGTGCGATTACTTCGGCGTGACGGTCGCTCGGCGGAACTCGCTTTTGATCCTCGCGTCATCGGCGCGCCGACGCTGATCGCGCGTATCGCGGCCGAACATGTCGTCGAGGACATCCACGTCGAACAACCCGCAATCGAAGAAGTCATCGCCCGGTTCTACCACCTGCACGGCGCCGTGGAAGCCTGA
- a CDS encoding GNAT family N-acetyltransferase yields MEDRVELLTRRLCLRRAREGDASVLFDNYTGVGNCSRFLQRDAHQDVDRTAAMLDKWCDSAWHEAGAPFSWVIATREEDEPIGVFVAIPQGHKIKIHYGIGERFWGRGLAVEAGHAAISALWRSPGAQRIWTVCDVEHVGSRRVLEKLGFHCEGTLRKWLVLPAFGDAARDCYVFSLTSRLSDELSAGAKPDEYR; encoded by the coding sequence ATGGAAGATCGCGTGGAACTATTGACGAGGCGCCTGTGCTTGCGTCGTGCGCGCGAGGGCGATGCTTCGGTGCTGTTCGACAACTACACGGGGGTGGGGAACTGCTCACGGTTTCTGCAACGCGATGCTCATCAGGACGTCGACCGTACCGCCGCGATGCTCGACAAGTGGTGCGACTCAGCGTGGCATGAGGCCGGCGCGCCATTTTCGTGGGTCATCGCGACACGAGAAGAGGATGAACCGATCGGAGTATTCGTCGCGATTCCACAGGGCCACAAGATCAAAATTCACTACGGAATCGGTGAGCGCTTTTGGGGCCGCGGACTCGCAGTCGAAGCTGGCCATGCGGCGATCTCCGCGCTGTGGCGCTCGCCTGGCGCGCAACGAATCTGGACCGTGTGCGATGTCGAACACGTCGGCTCACGGCGCGTTCTGGAGAAGCTGGGGTTTCACTGTGAGGGGACGCTGCGGAAGTGGTTGGTGCTTCCTGCGTTTGGCGACGCGGCAAGAGATTGCTATGTATTCTCTTTGACGTCTCGCCTTTCGGACGAACTAAGTGCCGGTGCAAAACCCGATGAATACCGATGA
- a CDS encoding phytanoyl-CoA dioxygenase family protein, with protein sequence MDQQRSRLEPGRRKLYREDDCTLPDFLAVLQDRRDAVQVEYADELVEDVPVYDCISLNRLLKDATRRTELQAEWADVLEHGAGVFVLKRAFPDTAPIDDATEVFDTIIRDEREAGSAAADHFAKAGANDRIWNAQQKLCLRAPSVFARYYANPMLIAAAEAWLGPCFQMTSQVNVVRPGGEAQQAHRDYHLGFQTVEQAERYPAHVHTMSAFLTLQGAVAHSDMPVESGPTKLLPFSQRYAGGYLAWRRQDFRDYFEANCIQLPLEKGDVLFFNPALFHAAGANRTADVQRMANLLQVSSAYGRAMESLNRTRMCEALYPVLLDQLANHRLTEVEVEAVVASSADGYPFPTNLDSDPPVGGLAPESQQMLFARALRESWTAEAFTKALYRQATQREA encoded by the coding sequence ATGGACCAGCAACGCTCACGCCTGGAGCCAGGGCGGAGGAAACTGTATCGCGAGGACGACTGTACGCTGCCCGATTTTCTTGCAGTACTGCAAGATCGTCGCGATGCAGTGCAAGTCGAATACGCGGACGAGTTAGTTGAGGACGTGCCGGTCTACGATTGCATTTCGTTAAATCGGTTACTCAAGGATGCGACGCGTCGTACGGAGTTGCAAGCCGAATGGGCGGACGTGCTTGAGCACGGTGCGGGTGTTTTCGTACTAAAGCGCGCTTTCCCCGACACCGCGCCGATCGACGATGCCACCGAGGTCTTCGACACCATCATCCGCGACGAGCGGGAAGCGGGCAGTGCGGCAGCCGATCATTTCGCAAAGGCGGGCGCGAATGACCGGATATGGAATGCGCAGCAAAAGCTTTGTTTGCGCGCGCCATCGGTGTTCGCCCGTTACTACGCAAATCCAATGCTGATTGCCGCAGCAGAAGCATGGCTAGGTCCGTGCTTTCAGATGACTTCGCAGGTGAATGTCGTGCGTCCCGGCGGCGAGGCGCAGCAGGCACACCGTGACTATCATCTGGGGTTTCAGACCGTCGAGCAGGCCGAACGCTATCCGGCGCACGTCCACACCATGTCTGCCTTTCTGACGCTGCAAGGTGCCGTTGCACACAGCGATATGCCCGTGGAAAGCGGTCCGACGAAGCTACTTCCATTCTCGCAGCGCTACGCCGGGGGCTATCTTGCCTGGCGACGACAGGATTTCCGCGATTACTTCGAGGCGAACTGCATTCAGCTACCCCTCGAAAAGGGCGACGTGCTTTTCTTCAACCCCGCGCTCTTCCACGCAGCAGGGGCGAACCGGACGGCTGACGTTCAACGCATGGCGAATCTATTGCAGGTTTCTTCGGCCTACGGTCGTGCCATGGAGTCGCTGAATCGCACGAGGATGTGTGAAGCGCTGTACCCAGTTCTGCTCGATCAATTGGCGAATCATCGGTTGACCGAGGTTGAAGTCGAGGCAGTCGTTGCGTCGAGCGCGGACGGCTATCCGTTTCCGACGAATCTCGATAGCGATCCACCCGTTGGCGGCCTTGCGCCGGAAAGCCAGCAGATGTTGTTCGCGAGGGCGCTCCGGGAATCATGGACGGCGGAGGCTTTTACCAAAGCTCTTTATCGCCAGGCGACGCAGCGGGAAGCCTGA
- a CDS encoding CDP-alcohol phosphatidyltransferase family protein, whose translation MTKPVRRFSMIREFHLADWFTLGNAACGTGALFSIITYIATDDVLHVYYAGGLILAALVFDVLDGRIARWRQKSSTLGRELDSLADVISFGVAPAIVAYGCGMRGLYDRLLLVYFVVCGVSRLARYNVTAEALSQETGKVSYFEGTPIPTSIVLVLVLVIAAKLDSIGPNLWFGEVHMHGGTLHLMTLLFGLSGSLMISRIRIPKP comes from the coding sequence ATGACAAAACCCGTCCGGCGCTTCTCGATGATTCGCGAATTTCATCTTGCTGACTGGTTCACGCTCGGCAATGCCGCTTGCGGCACCGGTGCGCTCTTTTCCATCATTACCTACATCGCCACAGACGACGTGTTGCACGTCTATTACGCGGGCGGCCTGATACTCGCGGCCCTGGTGTTCGATGTTCTGGACGGAAGAATTGCCCGCTGGCGTCAGAAGTCGTCGACCCTGGGACGGGAACTGGACTCGTTAGCCGACGTGATTTCGTTCGGCGTGGCACCGGCCATCGTCGCTTACGGGTGCGGCATGCGTGGATTGTACGACCGGTTGCTGCTGGTTTATTTCGTGGTCTGCGGCGTGTCGAGACTGGCCCGGTATAACGTCACAGCCGAGGCGCTCTCGCAGGAAACCGGGAAAGTGTCCTATTTCGAGGGCACGCCGATCCCGACATCGATTGTGCTCGTGCTGGTGTTGGTGATTGCCGCGAAGCTCGACTCGATCGGCCCGAACCTGTGGTTCGGTGAAGTTCATATGCACGGCGGCACGCTTCATCTGATGACGCTGCTTTTTGGTTTGTCTGGGTCGTTGATGATCAGTCGTATCAGGATTCCCAAACCCTGA
- a CDS encoding ABC transporter permease, whose product MNALYLLQRYFVASIRTQLQYPASTLMLSFGAFLANAIELAGIWALFNRFGAVQGWQFGDICMFFGMVSISFSIADFLTRGFDVFGSQFVRTGDFDRVLLRPRTATLQLMGHDFRLRVLGRFAQGLAVIVVATRALNFDWDVGAIALTIWTIAGGVALFFGVLVLQATLAFWTVESLEVVNVVTYGGVQAAQYPLTFYTSWFRNFLIFVVPIACVAYFPVLAILHKADPLGAPRWLLPLTPAVGFLFLALSFAVWRLGVRKYTSTGT is encoded by the coding sequence ATGAACGCCCTTTATCTGCTGCAACGCTACTTCGTCGCGTCGATCCGTACACAACTGCAATATCCAGCCTCGACTTTGATGTTGAGCTTCGGTGCATTCCTGGCCAATGCCATCGAACTCGCCGGAATCTGGGCGCTATTCAACCGGTTCGGTGCCGTGCAGGGCTGGCAGTTTGGCGATATCTGCATGTTCTTCGGTATGGTCAGCATCAGCTTTTCGATCGCCGATTTTTTGACTCGTGGCTTCGACGTTTTCGGTAGTCAATTTGTGCGCACCGGCGACTTCGACAGAGTGCTACTGCGCCCGCGTACCGCAACGCTGCAGCTCATGGGACACGATTTCAGGCTGCGGGTCTTAGGGCGCTTCGCGCAGGGGCTCGCCGTGATCGTCGTCGCGACCCGAGCACTGAATTTTGACTGGGATGTCGGTGCGATTGCCTTGACGATCTGGACGATCGCGGGCGGCGTGGCGTTGTTCTTCGGTGTGCTGGTCCTGCAGGCAACGCTCGCGTTCTGGACCGTTGAAAGCCTCGAAGTGGTCAATGTTGTCACCTATGGCGGTGTGCAGGCCGCGCAGTATCCCCTCACCTTCTACACAAGCTGGTTTCGCAACTTCCTGATCTTCGTGGTGCCGATCGCCTGCGTCGCCTACTTTCCGGTGCTGGCCATCTTGCACAAAGCGGACCCGCTAGGTGCGCCCCGCTGGTTGTTGCCTCTTACGCCAGCAGTCGGATTCCTCTTCCTCGCACTTAGCTTTGCGGTGTGGCGACTTGGCGTGCGGAAATACACGTCGACAGGTACCTGA
- a CDS encoding choline sulfate utilization transcriptional regulator: MPRQDRLPPMQTLSVFESAARLASFTAAARELGSTQPAVSQRVVQLETDLGTPLFERGHRGVTLTADGERLFEAVRQSLDAIRVATGDIRTRRATGSLTLLTDFGFATYWLMPRLARLKHSMPDVSVKIVTSQQGFDPHRDHADVAIAFGDGDWAPCTSTRLFPEEVTPVCSPAFAAAHPGIVHAGDLAHLPLLHVQPTEPERWLAWDSWFAALGIERRANTDGMTFNSYALVIHAALMNQGVALGWTPLVDELVATGQLVRLLDQPVVTARGYFLVCPLARPEAAAVPLFRRWLFDECRALAA, translated from the coding sequence ATGCCGAGACAAGATCGCCTGCCGCCGATGCAGACGCTATCGGTATTCGAATCGGCCGCGCGGCTCGCGAGTTTCACCGCGGCTGCGCGCGAGCTCGGTTCGACGCAGCCCGCCGTCAGCCAGCGCGTCGTGCAGCTCGAAACCGATCTCGGCACACCGCTCTTCGAGCGCGGACACCGTGGCGTGACGTTGACCGCCGACGGCGAACGGCTCTTCGAAGCCGTGCGACAAAGTCTCGACGCGATCCGCGTCGCCACCGGCGATATCCGCACGCGCCGTGCAACCGGCTCGCTCACCCTGCTCACCGATTTCGGCTTTGCGACCTACTGGCTGATGCCGCGCCTCGCCCGTCTCAAGCATTCGATGCCCGACGTGAGCGTGAAAATCGTCACGTCGCAACAGGGCTTCGATCCGCATCGCGATCACGCGGACGTCGCAATCGCATTCGGCGACGGCGACTGGGCACCCTGCACGTCGACGCGGCTCTTTCCCGAAGAGGTCACGCCGGTCTGTTCGCCCGCATTCGCCGCCGCGCACCCGGGCATCGTCCACGCCGGCGATCTCGCCCATCTGCCGCTATTGCATGTGCAACCCACCGAGCCCGAACGCTGGCTCGCGTGGGATAGCTGGTTTGCAGCGCTTGGCATCGAACGTCGCGCGAACACGGACGGCATGACGTTCAACAGCTATGCGCTCGTGATCCATGCCGCGCTGATGAATCAAGGTGTCGCGCTCGGCTGGACACCGCTTGTCGATGAACTCGTCGCGACAGGTCAGCTCGTGCGTCTGCTCGACCAGCCCGTCGTCACCGCGCGCGGCTATTTCCTCGTCTGCCCGCTCGCGCGACCTGAAGCTGCGGCGGTGCCGCTGTTTCGGCGCTGGCTGTTCGACGAGTGCCGGGCGCTGGCCGCCTGA
- a CDS encoding DUF3592 domain-containing protein, with protein sequence MAQRSSTYVLLPLFIIGLIFLAVTAVALAQTLTFVVHATRTEGAFVGAVAKSGGNHGGTFLYPQAQFTTPDGHTFKATSKSGSTDQPYTDGAPITVLYDPNNPEHAEIESIWLWIGSIIPGSFGLLFSVIPTIVFFSLRKRSRAAG encoded by the coding sequence ATGGCCCAGCGCAGTTCTACTTATGTTCTCCTGCCGCTATTCATAATCGGCCTGATTTTTCTGGCCGTAACCGCGGTTGCGCTCGCACAGACGCTGACCTTCGTCGTTCACGCAACCCGAACCGAAGGGGCCTTCGTGGGTGCCGTTGCAAAGTCCGGCGGCAATCATGGCGGCACGTTTTTGTATCCGCAGGCTCAATTCACTACGCCAGATGGCCACACTTTTAAGGCGACTTCGAAGAGCGGTTCCACGGATCAGCCCTACACTGACGGAGCCCCGATTACCGTTCTCTACGATCCCAACAATCCGGAGCACGCCGAAATCGAGTCGATCTGGCTGTGGATCGGTTCGATTATTCCGGGGTCGTTCGGTCTGCTTTTCAGCGTCATTCCGACCATCGTGTTCTTTTCCTTGCGTAAAAGATCGCGAGCGGCCGGATAA
- a CDS encoding acetoacetate decarboxylase — protein sequence MKEDQVRSKAFAMPLTSPAFPMGPYRFVGREFLIITYRTDIDRLREIVPEPLKVTSPLVHYEFIRMADSTGFGDYTESGQVIPVEYNGVAGGYTLAMYLDDHPPIAGGRELWGFPKKLASPTLAVHTDTLLGTLDYGPVRVATGTMGYKHSQLDMAKEQQRLAGPNFLLKIIPHVDGTARVCELVRYYLQDITMKGAWTGPASLELAHHALAPVADLPVLEIVEARHLIADLTLGLGEVVHDYLAQ from the coding sequence ATGAAAGAAGACCAGGTACGCTCGAAGGCGTTTGCGATGCCGCTCACCAGCCCCGCATTCCCGATGGGCCCTTACCGTTTCGTCGGTCGCGAATTCCTGATCATCACCTACCGCACCGATATCGACCGTCTGCGCGAGATCGTGCCGGAGCCGCTCAAAGTCACCTCGCCGCTCGTCCACTACGAATTCATCCGCATGGCTGACTCCACCGGTTTCGGCGACTACACCGAAAGCGGCCAGGTCATTCCGGTCGAATACAACGGCGTAGCAGGCGGCTACACGCTCGCGATGTATCTCGACGATCACCCGCCTATCGCCGGTGGACGCGAGCTGTGGGGCTTCCCGAAAAAACTCGCCTCGCCGACGCTTGCGGTTCACACCGACACGCTGCTCGGCACGCTCGACTACGGTCCGGTGCGCGTCGCAACCGGCACGATGGGCTACAAGCATAGCCAGCTCGACATGGCAAAAGAGCAGCAACGCCTGGCCGGCCCGAACTTCCTGCTGAAGATCATCCCGCACGTCGACGGTACGGCGCGTGTGTGCGAACTCGTGCGTTACTACCTGCAGGACATCACGATGAAGGGCGCGTGGACCGGCCCCGCCTCGCTCGAACTCGCGCATCATGCGCTGGCGCCGGTGGCCGATCTGCCTGTGCTCGAAATCGTCGAAGCGCGACATCTGATCGCCGACCTGACGCTCGGTCTCGGCGAAGTCGTGCACGACTATCTCGCGCAGTAA
- a CDS encoding 3-hydroxybutyrate dehydrogenase encodes MSNLNGKVAVVTGAASGIGKEIALTYAKAGAAVAIADLNLDGANAVANEIKAAGGKAIGIAMDVTSEEAVNTGIDQVAAAFGTIDILVSNAGIQIVNPIENYAFSDWKKMQAIHVDGAFLTTKAALKYMYKGDQGGVVIYMGSVHSHEASPLKSAYVTAKHGLLGLARVLAKEGAKHNVRSHVVCPGFVRTPLVDKQIPEQAKELGISEADVVKNVMLGDTVDGVFTTVEDVAQTVLFLSAFPSAALTGQSFVVSHGWYMQ; translated from the coding sequence ATGAGCAATCTGAACGGAAAAGTAGCGGTCGTCACCGGCGCGGCCAGCGGCATCGGCAAGGAAATCGCCCTGACCTACGCGAAGGCCGGCGCGGCCGTCGCCATCGCGGATCTGAACCTCGATGGTGCCAACGCAGTCGCGAACGAGATCAAGGCGGCCGGCGGTAAAGCAATCGGTATTGCGATGGACGTGACCAGCGAAGAAGCGGTGAATACCGGTATCGATCAGGTCGCGGCAGCGTTCGGCACGATCGACATCCTCGTGTCGAATGCGGGCATCCAGATCGTCAATCCGATCGAAAACTACGCGTTCTCCGACTGGAAGAAGATGCAGGCGATCCACGTCGACGGCGCGTTCCTCACGACCAAGGCCGCACTCAAGTACATGTACAAGGGCGACCAGGGCGGCGTGGTGATCTACATGGGTTCGGTGCATTCGCATGAAGCATCGCCGCTGAAGTCGGCCTACGTGACGGCCAAGCACGGTCTGCTCGGTCTGGCACGCGTGCTGGCCAAGGAAGGCGCGAAGCACAACGTGCGTTCGCATGTAGTGTGTCCGGGCTTCGTGCGCACGCCGCTCGTCGACAAGCAGATCCCCGAGCAGGCGAAAGAACTCGGTATCAGCGAAGCCGATGTCGTGAAGAACGTCATGCTCGGCGATACCGTGGACGGCGTGTTCACGACCGTCGAGGACGTCGCGCAAACGGTGCTGTTCCTGTCGGCGTTCCCGAGCGCCGCGTTGACCGGTCAGTCGTTCGTGGTCAGCCACGGCTGGTACATGCAATGA
- a CDS encoding patatin-like phospholipase family protein — translation MKPRARTEKQAVDPTDLHNEVGATPVRALPYETIALVLQGGGALGAYQAGVFEGLHEAEMPLDWIAGISIGALNTALIAGNPPERRVERLREFWETICQPAFFPALPAAFEFALFNSHESIRSAFTASQAMSAILQGQKGFFVPRFPPPIDGIPGEPGKVSYYDTSPLRATLLALCDFDRINDGSTRVSVGAVNARTGNFVYFDNTRIELRPEHFMASGALPPAFAPVEIDGEFFWDGGVVSNTPLMEVLQSSPRRDTLAFQVDLWSARGPVPDTMAGVAERMKDVQYSSRTRFVTDTLQREQRYRNLLRHVLDQVPEDQRHDNPWCKEAEALSSNKRYNVQHLIYQRKNYEHQYKDYQFGLSTMRDHWAAGLADIRNTLAVPDALALPHNDAGFVTHDVHRRRK, via the coding sequence ATGAAGCCACGCGCCCGCACCGAAAAGCAGGCCGTCGATCCGACCGACCTGCACAACGAGGTTGGCGCGACGCCGGTGCGCGCGCTGCCCTACGAAACCATCGCCCTCGTGCTGCAAGGGGGCGGTGCGCTCGGCGCGTATCAGGCTGGCGTGTTCGAAGGTCTGCACGAAGCCGAGATGCCGCTCGACTGGATTGCCGGTATCTCGATCGGTGCGCTCAATACCGCACTGATCGCCGGCAACCCGCCCGAGCGGCGCGTGGAGCGGCTGCGCGAGTTCTGGGAAACGATCTGCCAGCCGGCGTTCTTTCCCGCGCTGCCCGCCGCGTTCGAGTTCGCGCTGTTCAATAGCCACGAATCGATACGTTCTGCGTTCACCGCATCGCAGGCGATGAGTGCGATATTGCAGGGGCAAAAAGGCTTCTTCGTGCCGCGTTTTCCGCCGCCGATCGACGGCATCCCGGGCGAGCCCGGCAAGGTGAGCTATTACGACACCTCGCCGCTGCGCGCCACGCTGCTTGCGCTGTGCGACTTCGACCGCATTAACGACGGCAGCACGCGGGTGTCGGTGGGCGCGGTCAACGCCCGCACCGGCAACTTCGTCTACTTCGACAACACGCGTATCGAGCTGCGCCCCGAGCATTTCATGGCGTCGGGCGCACTGCCGCCGGCGTTCGCGCCGGTCGAGATCGATGGCGAGTTCTTCTGGGATGGTGGTGTGGTATCGAACACGCCGCTGATGGAAGTGCTGCAAAGCTCGCCGCGTCGCGACACGCTCGCGTTCCAGGTCGACTTGTGGAGCGCGCGCGGTCCGGTGCCCGACACGATGGCCGGTGTCGCCGAGCGCATGAAGGACGTGCAGTATTCGAGCCGTACGCGTTTTGTCACCGACACGCTGCAACGCGAGCAGCGTTACCGCAATCTGCTGCGCCACGTGCTCGACCAGGTGCCAGAAGATCAGCGCCACGACAACCCGTGGTGCAAGGAAGCCGAAGCGTTGTCGTCGAACAAGCGCTACAACGTCCAGCATCTGATCTATCAGCGAAAGAACTACGAACACCAGTACAAGGATTACCAGTTCGGTCTTTCGACGATGCGCGACCATTGGGCTGCCGGTCTCGCTGACATCCGCAACACGCTCGCAGTGCCGGATGCGCTTGCGTTGCCGCATAACGACGCGGGCTTCGTTACGCACGACGTGCATCGCCGCCGCAAGTAA